A DNA window from Paenibacillus sp. HWE-109 contains the following coding sequences:
- a CDS encoding SDR family oxidoreductase, producing the protein MPTKTIFISGTSTGLGKLTAIHFAKRGWNVAATMRTPENETELTAYENVKLFKLDVTNLEEVNSAVDDAIAAFGKIDVVVNNAGMGVYGALELALEETIDWQYAVNVRGPINVIRKFLPHFRAEGGGMFINISSFMGFTTAVPLGSLYNMSKFALEGLTEGLYYELKPLNIELRLIEQGGSTGNNFKNNIRWNKEESITAYDELMNKITTMMNNSDHSNLDDPQIIVDAIAAQATGESNQFRTVVGEAGNNLLALRNSLPIEQYLETILQGYM; encoded by the coding sequence ATGCCAACAAAAACCATTTTTATTAGTGGAACCAGTACGGGGCTTGGCAAGTTGACGGCAATTCATTTCGCGAAGCGCGGCTGGAATGTTGCTGCAACGATGCGCACCCCGGAAAATGAAACCGAGTTGACAGCATACGAGAACGTAAAGCTATTTAAGCTAGACGTCACGAACCTGGAGGAAGTCAATTCCGCCGTCGACGATGCGATTGCGGCCTTCGGGAAAATCGACGTCGTCGTCAACAACGCAGGAATGGGCGTCTACGGTGCGTTGGAATTGGCTTTGGAAGAGACCATCGATTGGCAGTATGCCGTGAATGTTCGTGGTCCGATCAATGTCATTCGTAAATTTTTGCCACATTTCAGAGCCGAAGGCGGAGGCATGTTTATCAATATTAGTTCATTCATGGGTTTCACCACGGCCGTTCCGCTCGGCTCCTTGTATAATATGTCCAAATTTGCGCTGGAAGGTTTGACGGAAGGACTCTATTACGAGCTCAAACCTTTGAATATTGAACTTCGACTCATCGAACAAGGCGGCTCTACGGGTAACAATTTTAAGAATAATATCCGATGGAACAAAGAAGAGAGCATCACGGCGTATGACGAGCTAATGAATAAAATTACCACGATGATGAATAATTCCGATCACAGCAATCTCGATGATCCACAAATCATCGTCGATGCCATTGCGGCTCAAGCAACCGGAGAAAGCAACCAATTCCGAACGGTCGTTGGCGAAGCAGGCAATAACTTGCTGGCGCTGCGGAATTCGCTTCCCATCGAACAATATCTGGAAACGATCTTGCAAGGCTATATGTAA
- a CDS encoding aldo/keto reductase has protein sequence MTKQIRIGKTDLLVNPIGLGTSAVGGHNIFPNLNEEAGKDLVRAAINHGVNFLDTAFFYGTGRSEELVGEVIKEAGKRHEFILATKGGLTLVRNDIAMDNSPAFLKQAVEDSLKRLQTDYIDLFYIHVPDQDTPKDEAVGVLKQLKDEGKIRAIGVSNFSLEQLKEANKDGYIDVLQGNYNLLQREAEQEFFPYTTENNISFIPYFPLASGLLAGKYNKDMTFNDLRKDMPHFQIDKFTKNLEKVEQLRKIANEKNAEVAHIVLAWYLAHDSIDVVIPGAKIAEQVLDNLKTLDVHLTEEEINEIDRIFR, from the coding sequence ATGACGAAGCAAATAAGAATTGGTAAAACTGATTTACTTGTCAATCCAATCGGACTTGGAACAAGCGCTGTAGGTGGGCACAATATTTTTCCTAATTTAAATGAAGAAGCGGGAAAAGATTTGGTGCGGGCTGCAATCAACCATGGAGTGAATTTTTTAGATACAGCGTTTTTTTATGGAACAGGACGTTCAGAGGAGCTAGTTGGTGAAGTGATAAAAGAAGCAGGAAAGCGTCATGAATTCATCCTTGCAACAAAAGGCGGGCTTACACTTGTCCGCAATGATATTGCCATGGATAATTCGCCTGCTTTTTTAAAACAAGCCGTTGAAGATAGTTTGAAAAGGCTGCAGACAGATTACATAGATTTATTTTATATTCATGTTCCAGATCAGGATACACCAAAAGATGAGGCGGTTGGAGTCTTAAAACAGCTAAAGGACGAAGGTAAAATCAGAGCAATTGGCGTTTCTAACTTCTCACTTGAACAATTGAAAGAAGCAAATAAGGATGGTTATATCGATGTCTTACAGGGAAACTACAATTTGCTGCAGCGTGAAGCGGAACAAGAATTCTTTCCATATACGACTGAGAATAATATCTCGTTTATTCCATATTTCCCACTAGCATCAGGCTTGCTGGCCGGTAAATACAATAAGGATATGACATTCAATGATCTGCGCAAAGATATGCCTCACTTCCAGATCGATAAATTCACAAAAAATCTAGAAAAGGTAGAGCAGCTCCGTAAAATTGCAAATGAAAAAAATGCCGAAGTTGCTCATATAGTCCTTGCTTGGTATTTGGCACATGATTCAATAGATGTTGTCATTCCCGGAGCAAAAATAGCAGAGCAAGTGCTGGATAATTTAAAAACATTAGACGTCCATCTGACTGAAGAAGAAATCAACGAAATTGATCGTATTTTCAGATAG
- a CDS encoding GNAT family N-acetyltransferase: MKIVVAMDSDFEYIFKHDHHILENLILPKIRNKEIYILKNQKGSNIGWMRYGYFWDNTPFMNMIWIEEQYRGKGVGKQAVLLWEDEMKQKGFKLVMTSTQANEEAQHFYRKLSYQDAGCLLLENEPLEIILTKKLI; encoded by the coding sequence ATGAAGATAGTTGTCGCAATGGATTCAGACTTTGAGTACATATTTAAACATGATCATCATATTTTAGAGAATTTGATATTACCAAAAATTAGAAATAAAGAAATATATATACTAAAGAACCAAAAAGGAAGTAATATTGGATGGATGAGGTACGGATATTTCTGGGATAATACGCCTTTCATGAATATGATTTGGATCGAAGAACAATATCGAGGCAAGGGTGTAGGCAAGCAAGCTGTCCTATTATGGGAAGATGAAATGAAACAAAAAGGCTTTAAATTGGTTATGACGTCTACCCAGGCTAATGAAGAAGCACAGCATTTCTATAGAAAGTTAAGCTATCAGGATGCTGGATGTTTATTACTCGAAAATGAGCCGTTGGAAATTATTTTGACTAAAAAATTAATTTAA
- a CDS encoding TetR/AcrR family transcriptional regulator — MFERYNKVQKAVLETTLHLIIDRELQATSMSLIAKDSGVSTGNIYHYFSSKEDIINELYKAIVQFNGEFVTKDLNHADSVQEQFQQAWNRVFELGRKYPKGFRFIEQYSFSPYIYEQTKEDAYKGGWCGPLEKLYRQAVEDGVFVALEPHMMVQMHYGSIVYLLKLYQRNMQDLTKEIVDQAILACWNAVSKEKGSNG, encoded by the coding sequence ATGTTCGAACGATACAATAAAGTTCAGAAAGCTGTTTTGGAGACAACGCTGCATCTGATTATTGATCGGGAGCTGCAGGCTACATCGATGTCATTGATTGCTAAGGATTCCGGAGTCTCAACAGGTAACATCTATCATTACTTCAGCAGTAAGGAAGACATCATTAATGAGCTTTACAAGGCTATCGTGCAGTTCAACGGGGAGTTCGTAACGAAGGACCTGAACCATGCCGATTCTGTACAGGAACAGTTCCAACAGGCTTGGAATCGTGTTTTTGAACTGGGCAGGAAGTATCCGAAAGGCTTTCGGTTTATTGAGCAGTACTCATTCTCACCCTATATTTATGAGCAGACCAAGGAAGATGCCTACAAAGGTGGTTGGTGCGGGCCGCTCGAGAAGCTGTATCGACAGGCGGTCGAGGACGGTGTGTTCGTTGCGCTTGAGCCGCATATGATGGTTCAGATGCATTACGGGTCGATCGTCTATCTTCTAAAGTTATATCAACGAAACATGCAGGACCTTACAAAAGAAATCGTTGATCAAGCAATCCTAGCCTGCTGGAACGCGGTGAGCAAAGAAAAAGGTTCGAACGGTTAA